Proteins encoded together in one Microcebus murinus isolate Inina chromosome 18, M.murinus_Inina_mat1.0, whole genome shotgun sequence window:
- the LOC105881426 gene encoding C-C motif chemokine 15-like, whose product MKVTDAALPFLILAAALGTQARVIHDTETRELMMEMHKMTRPMIRGFHRPADCCLSYTSRSIRCVFMRDYFVTSSSCSQPGVIFYTKKGQRVCANPRDSQVQDCMTNLKLKSDIRGPRIRTLAHRMEHQLPDNPPPAVLPQLPYEHPLA is encoded by the exons ATGAAGGTCACTGACGCTGCCCTCCCCTTCCTCATCCTTGCTGCTGCCCTTGGAACCCAGGCCCGGGTCATACACG ATACAGAGACAAGAGAACTAATGATGGAAATGCATAAGATGACACGTCCAATGATTCGTG GCTTTCACCGCCCTGCTGACTGCTGCTTATCCTACACATCAAGAAGCATCCGCTGTGTATTCATGAGAGATTATTTTGTAACGAGCAGTAGCTGTTCCCAGCCTGGTGTCAT CTTCTACACCAAGAAGGGGCAACGTGTCTGTGCCAACCCCAGGGACAGTCAAGTTCAAGACTGCATGACAAACCTGAAGCTGAAATCAGATATCAGGGGCCCACGAATAAGGACACTTGCTCACAGGATGGAACACCAGTTGCCAGACAATCCACCTCCAGCTGTCTTGCCCCAACTGCCTTATGAGCATCCCTtggcctga